In Vibrio stylophorae, the genomic stretch CTCGCGCCAGCGAATTGAGCCTGATTGATCAAGCCAAACGCACTTATGGATATTTGCCTTCACTCGACGGCGTCATTACCGATACTGGCGTTTTCCAACATCAGGATAACGAAGAAGATTTGAATCCACAGCTTGCTTGCCTAGTTGAAGGGCGTGGTCGCATATTTATCTATTATGGCGGCTTTGTCGCTTTTGTGGATGATGAGCAAACCTTTATTACGAGAATCGACTGACCATGATTCAGGCATAAAAAAATCAGCGACTGGCGCTGATTTTTTTATGGGTGTTTCTCTCAAACGGTTCACTCAGTTCATCTTCACACGATTCATGTTCACCCTATTCATGTTCACCCTATTCATGTTCAG encodes the following:
- a CDS encoding cytosolic protein; translation: MFIHHVNDIDWLVITAFEEFKTMFIEDAGAIPSCFSRASELSLIDQAKRTYGYLPSLDGVITDTGVFQHQDNEEDLNPQLACLVEGRGRIFIYYGGFVAFVDDEQTFITRID